A region from the Curtobacterium sp. MCBA15_012 genome encodes:
- a CDS encoding dihydrolipoamide acetyltransferase family protein codes for MAVAEFPLPDVGEGLTEAEIVQWRVAIGDEIAVDQVLVEIETAKSLVELPSPFAGTVTGLLVSEGDTVEVGKPIIRVESDASVASGAPTGTPTGGAAPVADAAPASPVVAAAPAPAPAAPAPVAQAPVAQTPPAPAATPAPSPAAAAPQARHTAADPEVADHATVVGSDESSGAVLVGYGSATTSPSRRKPGARRAAALAAEASRASSADAQAAAEAASDPGEDTTAEAVAAQGSRPRKAVVSGQVLAKPPIRKLAKDLDVDLGEVVPTGLAGEVTRDDVIRHAKQAGVFRNIETPEWGDVRRETIPVKGVRKAIATAMTTSKFTAPHVSLFVDVDATRTMEFVKRLKSSPTFAGVKVSPLLVFAKAVIWAVRRNRSVNSTWTDQEIIVHHFVNLGIAAATPRGLIVPNIKDAQDMSLFELAKALEELTITARDGKTTPKQMADGTVTITNIGVFGMDTGTPILNPGEVAIVAMGTIKPKPWVVDGEVRSRMVTTIGASFDHRVVDGDVASRFVHDIASVIEEPALLLD; via the coding sequence GTGGCCGTCGCCGAATTCCCCCTGCCCGACGTGGGCGAAGGCCTGACCGAGGCCGAGATCGTGCAGTGGCGCGTCGCGATCGGGGACGAGATCGCCGTGGACCAGGTCCTCGTCGAGATCGAGACCGCGAAGTCCCTCGTCGAGCTGCCGTCGCCGTTCGCCGGCACCGTCACGGGGCTGCTCGTCTCCGAGGGCGACACGGTCGAGGTCGGCAAGCCGATCATCCGGGTCGAGTCCGACGCGTCGGTCGCCTCGGGCGCGCCCACCGGCACCCCGACGGGAGGCGCGGCCCCCGTCGCCGACGCCGCTCCGGCATCGCCCGTGGTCGCCGCCGCCCCGGCTCCCGCACCGGCCGCACCGGCCCCGGTCGCCCAGGCCCCGGTCGCGCAGACCCCACCGGCACCCGCCGCGACCCCGGCCCCGTCGCCCGCAGCGGCCGCGCCGCAGGCGCGCCACACCGCCGCGGACCCCGAGGTCGCCGACCACGCGACCGTCGTCGGGTCCGACGAGTCGTCGGGCGCCGTCCTCGTCGGCTACGGCTCCGCGACCACGTCCCCGTCCCGTCGCAAGCCGGGCGCGCGCCGGGCCGCAGCGCTCGCGGCCGAGGCGAGCCGCGCCTCCAGTGCGGACGCGCAGGCGGCTGCCGAGGCCGCGTCCGACCCGGGCGAGGACACCACGGCCGAGGCGGTCGCGGCGCAGGGCAGCCGTCCGCGCAAGGCCGTCGTCTCCGGGCAGGTCCTGGCGAAGCCGCCGATCCGCAAGCTCGCGAAGGACCTCGACGTCGACCTCGGCGAGGTCGTGCCGACCGGCCTCGCGGGCGAGGTCACGCGCGACGACGTCATCCGGCACGCGAAGCAGGCCGGCGTCTTCCGCAACATCGAGACGCCCGAGTGGGGCGACGTCCGCCGCGAGACGATCCCGGTCAAGGGCGTCCGCAAGGCGATCGCGACCGCGATGACGACGTCGAAGTTCACCGCGCCGCACGTCTCCCTGTTCGTCGACGTCGACGCGACCCGCACGATGGAGTTCGTCAAGCGCCTGAAGTCCTCGCCGACGTTCGCGGGCGTCAAGGTCTCGCCGCTCCTCGTGTTCGCGAAGGCCGTGATCTGGGCCGTCCGCCGCAACCGTTCGGTGAACTCGACCTGGACCGACCAGGAGATCATCGTCCACCACTTCGTGAACCTCGGCATCGCCGCGGCGACCCCCCGCGGGCTCATCGTGCCGAACATCAAGGACGCGCAGGACATGTCCCTGTTCGAGCTCGCGAAGGCGCTCGAGGAGCTCACCATCACCGCGCGTGACGGCAAGACCACGCCGAAGCAGATGGCGGACGGCACCGTGACGATCACGAACATCGGGGTGTTCGGCATGGACACCGGGACGCCGATCCTCAACCCGGGCGAGGTCGCCATCGTCGCGATGGGCACGATCAAGCCGAAGCCGTGGGTCGTCGACGGCGAGGTCCGCTCGCGCATGGTGACCACGATCGGCGCCTCGTTCGACCACCGCGTGGTGGACGGCGACGTGGCCTCGCGCTTCGTGCACGACATCGCCTCGGTCATCGAGGAGCCCGCGCTCCTGCTCGACTGA
- a CDS encoding ABC transporter ATP-binding protein, producing MIQVRNVEKRRGSTILWGGLSFSVRPGEVVAVTGPSGAGKSTLLDCVGHIDTVDSGSVVIDGRDAGRSARRARLVRRDVLGYLFQDFGLVPDLTVAANVDLARNRHGAVASDGPTTAAALAAVGLDGRGTERTHRLSGGEQQRAAVARLLVRRPKVVLADEPTSALDDENAALVLDHLERLARGGTAVLIATHASAVVARATRTVELAAPTTAQTRR from the coding sequence GTGATCCAGGTCCGGAACGTCGAGAAACGGCGCGGGTCCACGATCCTCTGGGGCGGGTTGTCCTTCTCGGTGCGTCCCGGCGAGGTCGTGGCCGTCACCGGTCCGAGCGGCGCCGGCAAGTCGACGCTGCTCGACTGCGTCGGGCACATCGACACGGTCGACTCCGGCTCCGTCGTCATCGACGGGAGGGACGCCGGTCGCAGTGCACGGCGGGCGCGTCTCGTCCGACGTGACGTGCTGGGGTACCTCTTCCAGGACTTCGGCCTCGTTCCCGACCTGACCGTGGCTGCGAACGTGGACCTCGCACGGAATCGTCACGGTGCCGTCGCGTCGGATGGGCCGACGACGGCGGCGGCACTCGCCGCCGTGGGCCTGGACGGGCGTGGAACGGAACGGACCCACCGGCTCAGCGGCGGTGAGCAACAGCGGGCCGCGGTCGCGCGACTCCTCGTCAGACGCCCGAAGGTCGTGCTCGCCGACGAGCCGACGAGTGCGTTGGACGACGAGAACGCAGCGCTCGTCCTCGACCACCTCGAGCGGTTGGCCAGGGGCGGCACGGCGGTCCTGATCGCCACCCACGCGTCCGCCGTCGTCGCGCGGGCGACACGGACCGTCGAGTTGGCGGCACCGACCACTGCGCAGACTCGGCGCTGA
- a CDS encoding GNAT family N-acetyltransferase, with translation MVHQLLTPQQEIRTGRLVLAPLTPADIDVVHALFSDARTWTHLPSGRHAHRSSTVDMVQRKIGGRARHGLGSWAVRTTDGAFVGVGGVDMTAGHVWNLGYRLVPEAWGNGYAVELARAAVDEAARVAPDVPVTGRVLTNNPSSAAVLRRSGLDLVWQGPASVTAPAGVEGQVWADRPLAPAQRSWLVANA, from the coding sequence ATGGTCCACCAGCTCCTGACCCCACAGCAGGAGATCCGAACGGGTCGCCTGGTGCTCGCGCCGCTCACGCCGGCCGACATCGACGTCGTGCACGCGCTCTTCTCGGACGCCCGCACGTGGACGCACCTGCCCTCTGGCCGGCACGCGCACCGGTCGTCGACGGTCGACATGGTGCAGCGCAAGATCGGTGGCCGGGCGCGCCACGGGCTCGGCTCGTGGGCGGTCCGCACGACCGACGGCGCGTTCGTCGGGGTCGGTGGGGTCGACATGACCGCCGGGCACGTCTGGAACCTCGGCTACCGGCTCGTGCCGGAGGCCTGGGGCAACGGGTACGCCGTGGAGCTCGCCCGTGCCGCGGTGGACGAAGCCGCTCGGGTGGCACCGGACGTCCCGGTGACCGGTCGGGTGCTCACGAACAACCCGTCCTCGGCCGCGGTGCTCCGGCGCTCCGGGCTCGACCTCGTGTGGCAGGGCCCCGCGTCGGTGACCGCGCCCGCCGGGGTCGAGGGGCAGGTCTGGGCCGACCGTCCGCTCGCACCCGCGCAGCGGTCCTGGCTCGTCGCGAACGCCTGA
- a CDS encoding alpha-ketoacid dehydrogenase subunit beta, with protein MAKALNAGLAAALEADDKVLLMGEDIGQLGGVFRITEGLQERFGAERVRDTPLAEAGIIGTAIGLALRGYRPVVEIQFDGFVWPGFDQITSQLAKMQNRLPAHMSLPVVIRIPYGGHIGAVEHHQESPEAYFAHTPGLRVVSPSTPNDAYWMIQEAIASKDPVIFLEPKSRYWPKGEVDLVGGHVPMHTTRVARTGTEVTLVGHGAMVATLMQAAELAETEGTSCEVIDLRSISPIDWEPLFASVRKTGRLVIAQEASGFVSVGSEIAATVAEQCYYTLQAPPLRVSGFDVPFPVSKLEHLHLPDADRVLEAVDRALAY; from the coding sequence ATGGCGAAGGCGCTCAACGCCGGCCTCGCCGCCGCGCTCGAGGCGGACGACAAGGTCCTGCTCATGGGCGAGGACATCGGCCAGCTGGGCGGCGTCTTCCGCATCACCGAGGGACTGCAGGAGCGCTTCGGCGCCGAGCGCGTCCGGGACACCCCGCTCGCCGAGGCCGGCATCATCGGCACCGCGATCGGCCTCGCGCTGCGCGGCTACCGCCCCGTCGTCGAGATCCAGTTCGACGGCTTCGTGTGGCCCGGCTTCGACCAGATCACCTCGCAGCTCGCCAAGATGCAGAACCGTCTGCCGGCGCACATGTCGCTGCCGGTCGTCATCCGCATCCCCTACGGCGGCCACATCGGTGCCGTCGAGCACCACCAGGAGTCCCCGGAGGCGTACTTCGCGCACACCCCGGGCCTCCGCGTGGTCAGCCCGAGCACGCCGAACGACGCGTACTGGATGATCCAGGAGGCGATCGCTTCGAAGGACCCGGTCATCTTCCTCGAGCCGAAGTCGCGCTACTGGCCCAAGGGCGAGGTCGACCTCGTCGGCGGCCACGTCCCGATGCACACCACGCGCGTCGCCCGCACCGGCACCGAGGTCACGCTCGTCGGCCACGGTGCGATGGTCGCGACCCTCATGCAGGCGGCCGAGCTCGCCGAGACCGAGGGCACCAGCTGCGAGGTCATCGACCTCCGCTCGATCTCGCCGATCGACTGGGAGCCGCTGTTCGCCTCGGTGCGCAAGACCGGTCGGCTCGTCATCGCGCAGGAGGCCTCGGGCTTCGTGAGCGTCGGCAGCGAGATCGCCGCGACGGTCGCCGAGCAGTGCTACTACACGCTGCAGGCACCGCCGCTCCGGGTCTCCGGGTTCGACGTGCCGTTCCCGGTGTCGAAGCTGGAGCACCTGCACCTGCCGGACGCCGACCGGGTCCTCGAGGCCGTCGACCGCGCACTCGCGTACTGA